The genomic segment GGCCAAAGAAGAGCGTCAAGAGCGTTCTGACCGTCAAGAGCGTCAGGTTAAGCGTGAAGAGTCTCAGCAGCCTGCTGCCGAGTAAGCATTTAAGTTATAGAGGATAAGCGCAATGGCACGTTATTTCCGTCGTCGTAAGTTCTGTCGCTTCACCGCTGAAGGTGTAACTGAGATCGATTACAAAGATCTGGCGACTCTGAAAAATTATGTTACTGAGTCTGGCAAGATTGTACCTAGCCGTATCACTGGTACTCGTGCGAAGTATCAGCGTCAGCTGGCTCGCGCAATCAAGCGTGCTCGTTACCTGGCTCTGCTGCCATACACCGATCTGCACAAGTAATCGGTAGTTAGCAGGCCTAACTCCATTCATATTAAGAGGAAAGGTAATGGAAATCATTCTGTTAGATAAGTTCGCTAAACTTGGCTCACTGGGTGACAAAGTTTCTGTTAAATCTGGTTATGCTCGTAACTTCCTGATCCCACAGGGCAAGGCTGTTATGGCAACCAAAGAGAACATGGCTGCTTTCGAAGCGCGTCGTGCTGAGCTGGAAGCAAAAGCTGCTGACGATCTGACCCGTGCACAGGGCCGTCTGACTCTGCTGACCGAGATGGACACTGTCGTGATCACCACTAAAGCGGGTGACGAAGGCAAGCTGTTCGGCTCTATCGGTACTCGCGACATCGCTGATGCCGTGACTGCTAAAGGTCAGGAGCTGGCTAAGAGTGAAGTTCGTCTGCCTGAAGGCGCTCTGCGTCACACTGGTGAGTTCGAAATCACTGTTCAGCTGCACTCTGAAGTTAAGGGTGCTATCAAGCTGGAGATCGTTGCTGCCGAGTAATCTCGTCTGCCTTGATCAGAAGCTGAAAAACCCGTGCCACCTGGCGCGGGTTTTTTGTTATGGTACTGTCTATGCCAATCGTTTTAGGAACGCCCTATGGCCAACTGGATTGAAGCCACAGTCACCGAAAATCATCACTGGAACCCTCAGCTTTTTTCTCTCAAAATCTCGGCCCCACTCCAGCCTCACCTGGCCGGACAGTTCGTCAAGCTGGCGCTGGATGAAGGCGATAAGCGCGTCGCACGAGCCTACTCCTTCGTCAATGCCCCGGATAACAGAGCCCATGAATTTTTGATCATCGAGATTGATGATGGCGCCCTGACCCCCAAGCTCAACCAATTAAAACCCGGCGATAGGCTGTGGGTGACAGAGAAGCCCCAGGGTTACCTGACCCTTGATGAACTCCCTGAAGGCAAAGATCTGTGGCTGCTTGCCACAGGTACCGGCCTCGGACCATTTCTCTCTATTTTGCAGGAGTCGGGAGTCTGGGAGCGTTTTAGCAAAATTAACCTGGTCCACGGGGTACGCTTCGCTACCGATCTCGCCTACCAACCGCTGATCGCCAAGCTGCAGGCCCAATATCCGGATCGCCTGAGTTATGTCCCTGTGGTGAGCCGGGAATCCCACAATGAAGGGCTTAGCGGCAGGATCCCTGCGGCGATAGAGTCCGGAGCTCTCGAAAGCTACTGTGATACTAGCTTTACCCCTGACTCTAGCCAGGTGATGATCTGCGGCAACCCGGCGATGGTGAAAGATGCAATCACAGTCCTGAAACTCAAAGGACTGACAAAAAACCTGCGGCGTAAGCCGGGTAACATAACAGTTGAACAGTACTGGTAAGCAAGGAGTGTTTGATGGATGTAAGCTGTAAGGCGCTGATTTTTGACCTTGATGGAACCCTGGCCCATAGCATAGAGGCTCATAATCAATCCTGGGCCGAGGCTCTCAATCAATTCGAGATCCCCTTTACCCGGCAAAGGATGAATCAGCTCGGCGGGGTCTCACTCAAAGAGACGATCCGAATATTGCTTGAAGAGGCTGATATGCAGCAGGATCAGGCCGCTGTACTTGCCGCCAAGGAAGAGGCTTTTTATCGCCGGGTTGAGCAGGGTATCAGGGAGACACCACTGGTTGAGCAGGTGGTACGTTACTTCTATGGAAAGCTGCCGATGGCCGTTGGCACCGGATGTGAAACCCTGATGGCCCAGCGGGTACTGGAGGCGATGGGGATCCGCCACTACTTTGATCAGCTGGTCGGCGTAGAGCAGGTATTACATGGTAAACCTGCCCCGGATATCTTTTTGCGCTGTGCCGAGCTCCTGGATACCCAACCTGAGTGCTGCATGGTGTTTGAAGACGCCGAAGCCGGAGTCCAGGCGGGCAGAAGAGCAAAGATGCAGATCATCGATGTTCGTCAGGGCTGGCCAACGGCTGCAGAGTTACTATCTCTTTAATTCCATAAATATAGAAATACCACTTCCCCACAGCATCCATTTACGTTAAAGTGAATGCCGTTTGAGGTTGAAAAATGTTTCAGCCGCCACCATTTCTTGTTACAGAGCATGGACGCTGAGGTCTTATGCATTCTGACTGGCAGCCAGCCCCAGGGCGACTGTTCCAATTCAGCTAGCTGGAGCTATCTTGTGAGCGAATCTTGTACCAAGCAACTGGAGCAACTATCGACTCCGGAAAATATTTCCTCCCTGCGAGGGATCCGTCGTGGCATAGAAAGGGAGACACTGCGTGTCACTCCCGATGCTCATCTGGCACAGAGCCATCATCCTGCGACTTTGGGCTCAGCCCTCACCCACGCCAACATCACGACCGATTACTCTGAAAGCCTGCTGGAGTTTATCACCCCGGTCTCGGACTGTACCGAAATCCTGCTCAACCAGCTGTCGGATATTCACCATCAGGTCACCAAACAACTCGATGGCGAACTGCTGTGGCCGATGAGCATGCCCTGTATCGTCGAAGACGATGCGGGTATCCCTCTGGCCCAGTATGGCAGCTCTAATATCGGTAAGATGAAAACCCTGTACAGGGAGGGGCTACGCAACCGCTATGGCAGCAGGATGCAGGTGATTGCCGGGGTCCACTATAACTTCTCAATGCCGGATCGCTTCTGGAGCCTGCTGCAGAAGCTCAATAACAACCAGCAGCCGCTGCAGGATTTTATCTCCGACAGCTATATGGGACTGATCCGTAATTTCTACCGTTACGGCTGGCTGATCCCCTATCTGTTTGGTGCCTCTCCCAGCATCTGCCGCTCATTCGTCGAAGGCCGTGAGCAGGAGCTGCCTTTTGAGAGCTATGGCAATGGCACCCTGTTTTTACCCCATGCCACCGCGCTACGTATGTCTCGCCTGGGTTACACCAGCACAGCTCAAAGCAAGCTGGATATCTGTCACAACAGCTTACGTGGCTATATTCGCTCCCTGCAACAGGCCGCCTGCTGTAAAGAGCCTGAGTTCAGCGCAATAGGCCTTTACAACAAAGATGGCAAGCGCCTGCAGCTCAATGACAACATTCTGCAGATAGAAAATGAGCTGTATGCGCCGATCCGCCCCAAGCGCACCACTAAGCCGGGAGAAACACCTCTGGAGGCCCTGCACTCTCGTGGTATCGAGTATATTGAGGTCCGCTCTTTGGATATTAACCCATTCAATCCCCTTGGGATTGGTGAAGAGGAGATCCGCTTCCTTGATGAGTTCCTGATCTGGTGCCTGCTCACCCCATCGGCTCCGCTGACCCAATCGGAGACCACTGCCAATCGGAGTAACTTTGAGAAAGTGGTTCTCGAGGGGCGCAAGAGCGGACTAGAGCTTGAGCTGAATGGGCAGTCGATCGGGCTTCAGGATTGGGCGAAAGAGATCTTTAATCAGCTCAAACCTATCGCGCAGTTGTTGGATAAGTCAGTGTGCCGGGATGCTTATCTCAAGAGCTGGCAGCAGCAACTCAACAAGATTGAGGAACCTGAGCTGACCCCATCGGCGCTCCTGCTGGCAGAGTTTAAGCGCCGGGGTGGCAAGATGACCGAGC from the Dongshaea marina genome contains:
- the rpsR gene encoding 30S ribosomal protein S18; translation: MARYFRRRKFCRFTAEGVTEIDYKDLATLKNYVTESGKIVPSRITGTRAKYQRQLARAIKRARYLALLPYTDLHK
- the rplI gene encoding 50S ribosomal protein L9, which encodes MEIILLDKFAKLGSLGDKVSVKSGYARNFLIPQGKAVMATKENMAAFEARRAELEAKAADDLTRAQGRLTLLTEMDTVVITTKAGDEGKLFGSIGTRDIADAVTAKGQELAKSEVRLPEGALRHTGEFEITVQLHSEVKGAIKLEIVAAE
- a CDS encoding ferredoxin--NADP reductase codes for the protein MANWIEATVTENHHWNPQLFSLKISAPLQPHLAGQFVKLALDEGDKRVARAYSFVNAPDNRAHEFLIIEIDDGALTPKLNQLKPGDRLWVTEKPQGYLTLDELPEGKDLWLLATGTGLGPFLSILQESGVWERFSKINLVHGVRFATDLAYQPLIAKLQAQYPDRLSYVPVVSRESHNEGLSGRIPAAIESGALESYCDTSFTPDSSQVMICGNPAMVKDAITVLKLKGLTKNLRRKPGNITVEQYW
- a CDS encoding HAD family hydrolase, with the translated sequence MDVSCKALIFDLDGTLAHSIEAHNQSWAEALNQFEIPFTRQRMNQLGGVSLKETIRILLEEADMQQDQAAVLAAKEEAFYRRVEQGIRETPLVEQVVRYFYGKLPMAVGTGCETLMAQRVLEAMGIRHYFDQLVGVEQVLHGKPAPDIFLRCAELLDTQPECCMVFEDAEAGVQAGRRAKMQIIDVRQGWPTAAELLSL
- the gshA gene encoding glutamate--cysteine ligase translates to MSESCTKQLEQLSTPENISSLRGIRRGIERETLRVTPDAHLAQSHHPATLGSALTHANITTDYSESLLEFITPVSDCTEILLNQLSDIHHQVTKQLDGELLWPMSMPCIVEDDAGIPLAQYGSSNIGKMKTLYREGLRNRYGSRMQVIAGVHYNFSMPDRFWSLLQKLNNNQQPLQDFISDSYMGLIRNFYRYGWLIPYLFGASPSICRSFVEGREQELPFESYGNGTLFLPHATALRMSRLGYTSTAQSKLDICHNSLRGYIRSLQQAACCKEPEFSAIGLYNKDGKRLQLNDNILQIENELYAPIRPKRTTKPGETPLEALHSRGIEYIEVRSLDINPFNPLGIGEEEIRFLDEFLIWCLLTPSAPLTQSETTANRSNFEKVVLEGRKSGLELELNGQSIGLQDWAKEIFNQLKPIAQLLDKSVCRDAYLKSWQQQLNKIEEPELTPSALLLAEFKRRGGKMTELAMELAQEYRQDLLNRDYGYFDANYFNEERERSLQQQRQIEATDNISFEAFLENYFDKLQGKYQPQHLTKE